From Alligator mississippiensis isolate rAllMis1 chromosome 1, rAllMis1, whole genome shotgun sequence:
TGATCACCTGGGCAATggtgatcatcacctactggaattcaccattcagCGCAGGGTgtccaaaggcctgcagcaaggcaacagccctagacttcaggagggaggatttcaatgaggtaaggagactagtcaggcaggcactgaggtcctggaggggaggggagtcgggtgtccaagaagagtggtcgttccttaaggagacgatcctccaagcccaaagggtgacaatcccaatgcgaatcaaagggggcaagagtgctcaaaagcccccatggcccacCAAAAGCATctaggaatgtctcaaagctaaaaaggaagcatacacccaatggaagggaggggccatcaccaaggaggactatacctccattgctcaagactgtaagggagctgttaggaaggccaacgtggagatggaactgggactagcgacccagatcaaggataacaagaagtccttttttaaataaatggggGGTAAAATGAAGGTACCGGGTAAAGTAGgtcctctgcaggacacactaggaaatgtGGTGGTTACACCAGATGACAAaactaacctctttaacaatttcttcgcctccatttttttgagcagggaccagggcatcccccccaccgggatccccaatggacccaggggaggcggctgccaggcccagggtcagtgaggacccagtcagggaatttctggtaggactagacatgttcaaatcagcaggtcctgacaatctccaccccagagtgctgagggaattatcagaggtcattgtgggacccctggcacagctttatgagcactcatggtgctctggcaaggtgccagaggactggaaaagggccaatgtggtccccattttcataaaagggaggaaggaggaaactacaggccctagggaagctctttgagaaaattatccaggagcacatctgcaagggaccagcagggggaatcatgcttaggggcaaccaacatgggttcattagaggcaggtcctgtcagaccaacctagtggccttctacagccaggtcacaaaatccttggatgcaggtgtcgtggtggacgtagtctttctggacttaaggaaggcctttgacactgtctctcatcccattctcattaagaaattaggcaactgtggcatcgacgcctacacagtcagatgggtcacaaattggctggagggctgcacccagagagtggtggtggacgggtcttttttgacctggaaggatgtgggcagtggcgtcccccaaggcttggtcctagggcacatactgttcaacatcttcatcagcgacttggacaaggaggtgaaaagcaccttgttcaaattcacggatgacactaagaagaggggagaagtgggcacgctggaggagaaggacaggctacaactagatctggacaggttacaggggtgggcagataagaacaggatgggtttcaatacggacaagtgcaaggtactgcacctgggaaggaagaaccagcagcataccttcaggctggggaactcctttctcatcagcacagagacggaaaaggatcttggagtaaCTATTGATTTCAAGATGAACGTGGGCTACCAAtttggggacgcggtcaggaagacTAACACAGatacatcatgagcaggtccaaagaggtgatccttcccctctatgtgaccttggtcaggctgcagttggagtactgcgtccagttctgggcgtcgcacttcaggagggatgtggacaacatggagagggtccagaggagggccactcacatgatcagggagcagcgaggcaggccctatgagcggaGCCTACCAGATCTGAACCTGAGAGAAGAGgggctccacaagagaaggctgagaggggatctggtggctgcctacaaactggccaagggggaccagcaggcagtgggagagtctctgttcccctgagccctactgggagtaacaagtaAAAATGGCCATATGCTGactaagagtagattcaggctagatatcaggaggcactacttcacagtcagggcggctagaatctggaaccaacttccaagggaagtggtgctcgctcctactctgggggtcttcagaaggaggctagataatcatctagctggggttgtttgaccctagtgttctttcctgcccatggcaggggtcggacttgatgatctcctcgggtcccttccaaccctaccaactatggaaGTATACCTGGAAAAGAAGTGCTGTTGTATTGGTTCACCGTTACATGTGAACACTGGTCTGGGCAGTCCTCCAAGCATCCCTTACCTTGAGATCATTATATCCCTTCCCCTTGTTTCACCACTTATGGAAATGGCTGCTGTCATCCACAGCTAGAAATCTACtgccctctttttttcccttttgttagCAATTTTGATCCATGAGCTCCCTTGCACTGTTTGTTTCATAAGAGCTATATTTCAGATaaccagctgtgtcctcacttCCTACTCAACCATGCCCCCTCATCATGCCCCACACCCTGGGAAACCCATTACCATGGGCCAGACACGATTCCACCCTTTCCTATTCCCTGTTCCTACACTGCAGATCTGTCAGTTGTAGGCTACTGAAGCTTACTGAACTCATGCTGAAGAGAGAAGGCATAGCAGAACAATGAAAATACCCTCAGCCACAGGTCACCCACCCCTCAGACCCTCAAAGCATATGTGCAAGTATTTGGCTCTCCACAACCCTCTGCTCACTGCAAGGCACTCTGGGCTGGGTACTCACTCCTATCCCCTGGTATCAGAACCATAGTACTTCACACAACCGTGAACTGTAGGAACAGTTCAATTGTTATCTGTCTGCAACCACTGTCCTCCCCTGCAAGAACTGTGAACCAGTTCCCAAGCAATGCTATTTTGTTCAGGTTTAATGTTCACGGTAAGCTTTAGCCTTTTATCTGTGAAGCAACAGGATATTCCTGAATACAAAAAAAGTGTTCAGAGTCTTTCAGTCCATTTATTGGCAGTTGTAACAAACTGAAGATGCATTTCTCACTGTCAATGACTCCATCTTTTTCTTCAGTGTCCTCCTGACACCTTATCTAGGATAAAGCAATATTCAGGTTCTGGTGACCAACCTAAGTACAGCTTCAAATGTTAACAATCCATATTCTGACAAACTATGAAATTGATCGGTTTTTGAAAGAAGTTGAAATGGGCCTTTTTTGCTCAGTACTGTACCCAACTACTGCTAGTAAACTCAATTTTGTAACCACAAAACTTCACTAAGTTAATTTCTGTAGTGCCTACCAAACCAAGAACGACATAAATTCTACAGCTTATAAAATCACAACCAAATGTATATCACTTCCTTGACTTTTAGTTTTGCCCCCATCATATTCTACAATGGTCTGCTGTTAAGTTtatatattacatttaaaatatggcaacccccccgccccacccaacAGATTTAAGGGTAAAGAAGTCTATGAATTTTCCTTGTCTGTGTTTATTCTAGCACTAAGAAGCTATGGAACAGACGTGCTTAGATATTCCATCAGCTGATAAGTCTTCTGTGCTGCTGGAGTCCCCATATAAGGCTACTTTACTTTGACAGATTTTTATAAAAAGACTCCATAATTTTAAAACTGTTCTTATTTCTTTTCAACCTTCCCTGAAAAGTTTTACCCAGGAGATATTGCATGTGAATTTTCAGGGGATTAGTTTTGTTTGTGGGAGGAAGGCATGGAAGCTGAAAATAAATCTAATTTTGAGAATCTGTCTTCAAACTTAACTAAGTATGATAAGACTGAAATAGGCAGCAGTCTAGCAAGACTGAATTAAAActttatattgtattttataCAAAATATACAATGTTGACAGCCAACTAATCTGTACATTGCTCAAATTCTAAATTTGTGaacagccagagagaaatatgTATGTTGTAACCCACGTTCGCTGCAATCAAACTTCACAATGTATTTAcagcatgtagaaaaaaaataattaaatagctCGAGACAATAGTTATTTACCACTCTTTTAGCCATATTTTACATTCATAAGGTAGCTGTAGAGGAAGACAGTCCAATATCTTCAAGAGATAAAGCCTGGGACCAAGCATACAAAGTAGCTGCTTCATGTTCCCATTCTTCATCTAACAAGACAGGTTGATCTTTGGGGTCTTCAGATGGTGATGTTGGTGTTTCCTGATGTTCAGTTAAGTATCTTCTATTTGTGTCGCACAGTATTTGCTCCTGAATAACATTATATGAGATACTGTATGACTACATGAAGAATTAGATACTACAGATCATACTGTATATCTTGACAGAAAACTTGGATACTACATACAGACTTAGAAATGAGCTATTTATTACAATTATCAAAGTAAAACCAAGACCATTTTTAAATCTGGAGCTACTAATTCTGTGACAGGACTTTGTTGCAGTTACTAGTTCACAGCACAAATGCATTAGAACTTACCTTTTAAACTTACTAGGTTTTAAACACTGCATTTGAAACAATgcatttaataatttaaaaatattaaggaAGTGCTAAAGTCAGCAGTCTGACTATGAGGGTACATATATAcccagactaacatggctaactacctctttttgATAATATGTGGCAGAAGGTAAACTCTAAGAATGGTTGAATCCAAGCACAAGCTAAGCAAGTTCCTGCTACACCATCCAAATGCAGTTCAAAAGTTAGACTGTCTCATTACAAACTGCTAGCCATTGAATACCCTACTTGCACAGAGATAGTAGAGTTCTTCCCTTAAAAATAGTTCTTTTCCAATGTTTTAATCATACCTCTCTTTTCTTCTCAAGCATGTAAACTTTCTTCATTTTTGCGATCTTCTGTCGAGCTTGAGAAGAGCGACGGCCTGATGTCTTGGCTAGTGAAGAGGTCCAATAAGATCTAATTGAAGAGGCTGATGCTGAAGTACTACATGGTGAGGGGAGCCTAGAAAAGTTGTATGTAAAGTATCTGAATGATCTCTCAAATGACATACCATATTCTGTTGAAAAACTGAAACAATGAAACCTAAAATCCCAGGCCACACACAGGACTGGTGGAATGGAAGTTATGATGCAAAGCTggtatttcaggaaaaaaaaaaaaaaaaaaaaaaaagaaattccacCCAAAGCTTAGTGctaaagcttaaaaaaaataggactaaaatactgaaatatttacGTTAGTCACTTTTGAGTCACTTAAATTCCTCTGTGCCATTTTATCAAGCTATAAAATGAGCATAACTATACTTCTTTCACAGGTTTCTGGTAAACATTCATTAAATAGTTCTGAGATTCTTGAAATAAAGTGCAGAgtatacacatgcaaattaaaaattaaacttgTTGTAAGTTCTTACCTGACTTGAGAAACAGACGTGAGTTGTTCATACAGCACCTCCTCATTTTGTGGCCTCAACAGCAGAAGTTTCAGTTCTTTCTTAAGTCGGTCAGACAGTGACCCAGACTGTGCATACTCCACTATGTCATACATGATCATTGTTCGGGGAAAATTTTCCAGAGATAACTTTCTCCAGTAGTTTTCCCTACCACCAAAGTGTGCAGGGGTCTCATCCAGGTTACTGACATACTACATTGGCACAAAGTAAACAAACTTTTACAATTTATAGAATCAACATCCATGTGAAAATTATTTATTTGGATTGGGGGGCTCTCAAATTTTCTTTATAAAGATTTCATCATCTTTTAAATGGTCTGATTTAAATCACTTTGAATTTGAGCAGCTATTCTAACTTGACTTTCCTTCACTATTCTTGTAACATACGAAGCTAAAATTTGAGGTAATCTATAGACATATCTGCCTCCTCCCTTTTCTATAGCTGGGCTGGTAAGTCCCTCAGAATTtggtcctaatttttttttaatagggaaTAACCAGAGAGGTTTCATTCTGTTGGACATGATTCTCCTTGCATTTTTACCACTGTTAATCAGTATTAACAGGATAGTTCACTATGCATAAGTATGTGCAGGGGAGAATCAGAGCCATTGTAGGTAAAAACAACACTAATGTTGTgggtttttcaggttttttttatacTCTTCCCATAGTCCTACCAATACTCTATGCCTCTCCATTAACATCTCTGCAGCTTTTGGGCAGGGGAAAAAATATCCTACAACGGGATTCTCCAAAGCCTTGAAATTTGCAGACTTATTTACAACTGTACAAATGGGATGTAAAACATTAGCAGAGCATTAAAAACTATCTTTCAAGGTTTTACACATTCTTTGCACTGATATAAATGAATGCATATGGTGTAAAGTCTGTAAGTGGCTGACTACTAAAATAAAATTACTGGCATTTTAAATCACATCATAATCTTTCTTACTTAAGTATGCTTCTTTTATTACCTGAAGCtgtaagaaaaatacaaaaacattTCTTACTTGCATGTAATCCTTCACTGTAGCAACATCTATTTCATCTGTTATTTTGTGTTTTTGGTACTGAAGTTCATCTCGTATCATTTGCTCATAATATCTTCGACATCCCATCAGTTTGCAAGCATCAACTGCTGCCTGTAATAAAGTAGGAAACACAAAGTTGCTAGAATGCCATACACACATCTCTGAGTGGAGTCACTGTATTTGGATTCAGGGCAAAATATTATCCTTTGGACAACCTCCTTTCTCTAATGGAAAAGGCGTTCTGTTCAGTGTATGAAGAGTTCACAGAGAGACTAAAGATCCAACACAATAGTAAACCAGTTCATTTAGATTAGAAAGTAACTCATTGGTACCACAGTTGGTTTGCTCACAGATGTATAGACTtattgcagtgattctcaaccaagttGCCATGAAACTCTTTTAGGGGTGCTGCAGTGCAGACACTACCACTGTGGCCTGTGGGTGGTTCTGCCTGCTCTTTCTGCAACCCTTTCCAATCTAGCCCTAAACGTTCCTTCTGGAAACAGAAGCATGTGGGGTGGATTCACTTAGTGGCAGTGCTGCAGCCTAAGGAAGCAAGAAACACAGATAAACTGGCTGTAGCCATTTCCTGAAATGATTCTACAAGAGGGCAGTTTCACTGAGCTATGGTGGTGGCACCACCCTGATTAAGACTAGCTGAgacaagtggttctcaaccggggTGATGAAATTCAAATACTTATGGAGGggtaccttgaatctaaaaagatcaaaaaccactaagTTGTTATAATGAAGAAATCTAGGATTTGCCTTTTGGATGAATAAGGCAAGATTATTCAGCGACAAAATAATCCTTATTTTGTGTAAAATTTTTCCATTTGCCTTGCCCTCCATGATATTGTTATAGCTGGAATGTGCAACAAATTGCGATCAGGATCTTCTTCAGATGCTGGATCTGTTGAAAACTTTCAGCCCTTGATTCAAATTTTCTAGATGTAGTCTCTGCCTAAGGGTTTTAGGTTTTTTAAGTTAGTCTGCATAGAATGAATTGAGCTGTTTTTTGGTAATAGGCAAATTGTTGCAGAAGGTGACAGAGTTCTGCCAATGTATACCAACTGAGGATCTGTTCCCTAGAGTGCAGAGAAGCACATACCTCTCTCAATAAACATTTTTAGTAAATGTTGCAAACAGGTGTAACTGGCCAGGTTTGTACCCTGGGAGCTAGTGGTGCTTAGTGCAGGAGCAGTGGCCACAGGTCTTCAGGGGGGAGATactaccttcttttttttttttggctgctgctgtcaagcAGCATTTAAACACCAATTTTAGCagtaaaaaaaggagaaaacatcTCCCTCTGCAGTAGTgaacttccagctgctgctgtttttccctccctgctgcagggaagatgtctgcgtgtgtgggggggtggaggttGAAAGGAAGGTGAGGCTCCACCTCCAGCTCCATTCTGGATCTGTGCTCTCTCCCCCTTAGGCAGCATCCAGAGCTCATGATCTACTCACCTACTTTTTCAAACAACTTTACAGTGTAGTGTTTTGGATTAAAAACTTTAAATTGGAATGTATCCCAGGGTCTAAGTTTTGATTTTCATTACTTTGTGCATGCAGGCAGTCTTTTAACTTCTAAATGTTTGTTTTACAAACATGTAAAATTAATGTGTGTAGATAATGAATGTAGGTTGAGTGGAATTTCCCATTTTCAATGTGCTTTGCTCAATCTTGCATTAAGTCTACACAAATTGCGTCTAAGAAGGTGAAATGGCTTATGTGGAAAGCAACCAGGAAAGGGCTTCAAAAGTTACAGAGAGGAAATAATGTTTAAGTCACAATTATTTAATAAATTTACAGGTGGAATCTGTAGGTACTGCACCAGAAAATGAGAGAGAGTCCCTGCTCCAGTGCtgtggacagagggcacacctaCTATGGTTTTCCTCCCAATTGATTACTTCCTTTCCAGGCAGAAATGACTTACTTTAGGGGGATTATTTCTAAACCTCCTAGAATAAAAGTGAAACTGATTATAAACAGGATGAACTTTCATTGTTCATGCCCTCCTTTCCATTAAGGGTGTTGAGAAACTGCAATAACCAAAGTGatgaaaatagaagaaaatagTGACTCAAATCTAAATGCAAacgcaaagggaaaaaaatttcTTACAGAGCTCTAGTTCACAGAAACAAGACAGGCTTAGTCAATAAGACACTAGTGACAAAGCAATATTTCAAGtaaaggaagagaaaataagAAGAGGTACCAGCCCATTAATTATAAACTCACTTGAGCATGTAGTAAGATCAACAGGATCAGACCATTTAACATTTTTGACATATCACACTGCATTAAAATATCATCACTATTATCACTCATTTGGTGCATCATATAATGGTGCAATATTTAGCAGCACTGAAGGGATAATAGAACCGTAAGATATTATATGAATTTTTCACTAATTTGGACATAGAATTATTACACTGGTGCCAATGGACCAGTTAAGACAGTTTAGGATTTCATGAATGATGGCATGTAACCACTCTGTCCTGAAACCCTCTCCTCCTTTTGTTTAGAAGTCCCCATTGCAGAATTGCTTCTAATTGGAAGCTGAGATAAGCAGCCTGCTCTGGGGCCAATAGTGATTCAAGATGCAATCAGCAGATGGTCTCAGAGAGAGACTAACCATTCTCCATGCAACAATTTCTCTGTCAATTGAACCCAACTCCCATGAAAgtgaattaaaataatattttgggcCTTGTGATCTTGAGATCCCCCAAAATTCAATCCAAGAATACCACAATCTATTTGGACCAATTCTGTGTACTCAGATGGTAGAGGGGAAGATCTGTTTTAAAGATGTATAAATATGTGATTGATTAATCCACACAGTTAATTCAGACAAAGATGTTCAGAATGTTTGTGTATTAAGCTGAAAAAAACAGCTTCTTTGCTAAATGAAATGTAATGCTGTTTATTGAACTCAACAGCTCTTTGTTTGACTTAGAGATGCATGTTTTTCAATCTTCAAGGACAAGTAAGAGGATCAGGATGTTTACCCAAGAAAAGTTCAGAAGAAAGAAGCTGAACAGAAAATGATCACATGAGGGCATTCAATAACTTGCCTCACTTGATGGACTTATTATTCTTTTCCCACTGATGTATTTGCTGCCTCGGCCTTCAGTGTGGCGAAAAATCTTAAAAACAATGAAAGGTGGAAACTCATGGCCTGCAAATctgaagaaacaaacaaaaatgtcaaTTAACTGACAGTATGAAGAGCAAATCTATTATGGATTAAACTAAAAGGGAACCTCCTTTTGTGTGGCTTGGCCTGAAACCAAGTTTCCAACAAAGCTCTAAATACCAAGGAAGCAAAAGCTAAAGAATAAAATGCTTTTATGGATCTTTTAAACTGGAGGCGCAGGGGTCTGCATCAATGTAATACCATCCAAGTAAACTGGAAGTCTAACATCCTAGGCTCTACTGAGGAATCTCAGGACTTAACTTGGGATGGAAAAAATTTCAACTCAAGGCTTTA
This genomic window contains:
- the C1HXorf58 gene encoding uncharacterized protein CXorf58 homolog, whose translation is LVCPRRAALALAERAARTVQRAWWRYLARRLFRLLTRAVRAAECCVTHEIVKRVSPLEAELIKDPSMQYKVRFRFAGHEFPPFIVFKIFRHTEGRGSKYISGKRIISPSSEATVDACKLMGCRRYYEQMIRDELQYQKHKITDEIDVATVKDYMQYVSNLDETPAHFGGRENYWRKLSLENFPRTMIMYDIVEYAQSGSLSDRLKKELKLLLLRPQNEEVLYEQLTSVSQVRLPSPCSTSASASSIRSYWTSSLAKTSGRRSSQARQKIAKMKKVYMLEKKREEQILCDTNRRYLTEHQETPTSPSEDPKDQPVLLDEEWEHEAATLYAWSQALSLEDIGLSSSTATL